The nucleotide sequence GCTAGTGTTTTGGTTTATTGTATATGAGATTATGCTTGCTAGCTCACTGAGGAaagctaatttatttatttttcttctctccaacACACCACTCTTAAGATAAAGAAACTGACTGCCTTAAGATATAGGCTTAACAATCAGAAAACCAGACAGTGAAAGCAGGCAAACCATGttttacataactagaacaaTAATTCACTCCCACTGGCCCTTCTCTCTGTGGGATTCAAATAATGTAATGTTTGCCCTGCCTAGGTCAGCATTTTAACACTTTAGGGTGTTTGTCAGGCCCCCACGATGCTTTCTCACTATATCATCTTTGTATTCATAGAAGCCAATTAGATTTTGTTCTGCGTTATTTGTCTAGTTGTAATATGAAAGCAATAGGCGTACCAAATCGGGTTTTTCAAACTACGCAGAcctccccagagattctgatgtaCCCCTATAATATTCTATATAAAAGAActatataaaattagaatatatagaatatattagaatataaaattatagattatataatattctatataAAAGAACTCTGAtggaattttatactttttatgctttttaatgTCAAAAAGCAGTACGTATATGTCTAGTGTTCCTACTACATACTTGATTAAATATCTCTCACTCACCATTGCTTCCTCCCATTTTTAAAGTACCAGTCATTTTATGTACCTGGGAGAGAAATCTCCCCTAACCTTAGTAAGGGATAGTCCAACTCTATACTCCACAATCACCACAGGGATATTAGACCAGAAACCAAAGGTAAGTAGAAGAATGAAAAGTAAAGCCAAACAAAAGGTGTATTAGGTGTATTAAATAGGAGTGAGACTGCTGGCAGGAGAAATATTAAGGAGGATGCTCAACAATACTTTGTATTCTTGTCCAGTAAGGCCAGTGCATTTATGAAGCCTTCTTACCATTACTGGTTGAACCATAGCCATTCATCCAGTCACCAGATTCCAGCTCATTATCATAGTCATCATAATCTTCACTGTACAATTTACCCTCAGGTCCAGGTTCCATAAAGCTCAAATGTGTGCAGCAAGATGTTGTCAAAAACTCTGACAGTTTACCTGTTTGAATCCTGACAATTAACAGggtaaacagaaaacagaaaatcagaggaaatcattTTCAAAACAACAACAGTTTAGTGATAAAAAGGATACCTAGAATGTTCTGTTGGGGGATTACTAACGTTTATACATTAGTACAaattttgtaaaagtgaaaatttaCAGCACTCCTAGACATAGTGTAGTATAGGTTAGGGTACTACGTTAATAAAGACTACAATTATGGGTTCACAATCCACCAGCAGATCAGTTTTGCTCGCTTTCACTGCCACATACTATATTGCTAACTATGCCAAATATCTGGCAAAAACTTCCATTGGCTGCAAGAGAAGCTAGGACAGAATGAAGATAAATCACCACAAATCTGTCAtatcatttcaaaaaatactcaaaaagaccattttgaaaagaaaaaaatggtatctGACAATTTTAAGAATTATAGTAGATTGTAAGCCATATCTTCCCCTACTTATAAAGCCAATtgcaaaaccaaacccaaagggAAAGTCAATAGTACTGATTTTCTAAAGAAGTCAGCTTGAGGGGGCTCCCAATGGCCAGATCTTGAATAATATGTACACTGAAATAGACAATGGAATGAAGcatgacataaaaataaaataagaatttatgaCTCTATGCTGGCAATAAAACTACAAAATTAAAGGGGGTAagggagagcttttttttttaacagaaggaTTCCAACTAATACATGTACAAAGAATGATAGAAACACAGAATCACGATTTTACAACCCCATTAGTAATAACTGATTGATCAATGGAAGATAAAGCCATTTGGTCAAAGATTGTTGCGGAAAGCATAATGGAATCTAGACACGAATGGAGGATTATGAAGAATATGGAGAGAAGTGCTCTCCCCATGGAAGGGCTGGCAAGCAATAGACACGTCCATTGTGAGGTCACCAATGAGTAAACTCAGACAGGGGAAAGTGACTCAGAagataacattttaaacaaactgagagacattctgcaaaataactgaccttctttctttaaaactgtAATGAAAATTGTAATGAAATATTAACAAACGGCTGGGGAATTGCTCTAGATTAAAAGACATCAAGGAGATATAATAACTAAAAGCCAACGAGTGATCTTTCATTGGAGCTGGAGTGGGAAAAAAGCTATGGGAAAACATTATTGAGACAACTGGGTAATTTTGAATATGGACTCCGTATTAGATAATAGTATCGTATCAATATTAACTTTTCTGAGTGTGCTGATTATATTGTAGTCATGTATGAGAATGCCCTCTTTCTTAGAAGACAGaaactgaagtatttagggtTAAAGAGTCATGATatctctgactaactctcacacACTTTAgcaaaaaaagtgtgtgtgcctgtgtgtgtgtgtgcgtgtgtgtgcgtgcgcacatatgtatgtgtgagagagggagaagggtagggaacaagagaggaagggagggaggagaggaaggaagggagggaatgggGGAGAGAGAACACACAAGTGGGACAGATGTTAACAACAGGTGAGTTCTGAGGGAGGGTATATGGTATTCAATAAGATTCTTGCATATTTGTGTCtacttgaaatttttcaaaataaaaacttagggaaaaaagaaaagcagtgagaATTGAATAGTCCAGTAACctactttcctccctccttccctccctcccttccattcttccttccttccagggtAAGTTTCCTGATCCACTGAATTTATGGGGTGTAGGCAAAGAACAGGGTGGGGAAAAATTCCAACCCTTCTCTTTAACATTAAATTCCTTGATTCAATCTATCAAACACCAGCTCCTGGAATAGGATGGGTATATGTTGCTAAAGATACAGAGAAAGGCATCACAAGTCTACCATTACTATACCCAGCATCCAAATTTCACATTTCACTACTGAGTGCATAGAGGTCACTTACCTTGCCCCACCAAAATAGCCATCCTGCATTTTTCGGAGTGCTGCCAGGATACTTGAATTCAAGCTGGTTCCATCTTCATcttaaaatgaagagaattttaaaacaatctttgtggttttaactttGAAATAAGGGGaatctttcaattattttaaaccaACTTTCTGGTGGTGATGGTACAAATGAGACAGTCCTCGTTGACCACCCTGTATTTCAACACTTCATCTGAGAGCCAATGATGCTGTGCAGAATGGGAAATGGTAAGGGATGATGACCAAGAGAGGAGAGTTCCTCACAGACAGTATCTTATTTATTGTAAGTATTTAGCACATTGCCTGATTGCAGAACACAGAATGATTACTGAATGCtgacaataataacaacagcaaccaTATGTTGAATGTTATGTGCTGAGTACTGTGCTGAACATTTTATACATTATCTCATCCAATGAGCTTTGGTTTACATGTGTGTAggcataaaaaatatttagaaggctAACAATTATCCAACTTTATGTGAAGGGGATCATACTACACATACTCTTTTGTGATCCACTTTTTCTAACTAATTCTTTGCAAAAGCTAAAAATGATTCCATAACAGATATTTAGACTGTTGTATTATAAACAACACTGTGATgcaatttttctattatttccttaggataaattcttaCAAGTAGAACTGTTAGAACAAAGGGAACACTTACTAAAAACTTTATAGACTGCCAAACTGCACACTAAAAAAGTTGTGCCACTATGTCTACCATCAGTATAGAAAGTGATTGTTTCCCCACATCTTTAACAACAATGGTGTTAATaatctttttaatctttgtttatCTGATACgttaaaaaatacattgttttaattttaatactagtaagattgagcatgttttcatgtataGACtggctatttgtatttcttttatgaattgcctgttcatgttcttttcccattttttttttttggtggttcgAAAACTTTGACAATCAACTATTAGTTCTCATCCACATTAACTGTCTGTAGATTTTTGAAAGTGGTGACAAGTACATAGGAAACCAATGTATAGAGCTTGTTTGGTGAATCTTCATCTTCATTATGTTTTCTGGACAACCGCACATGGACATGGTATGGGATATTCCTTATTCCTTTGGCCCAGACAGCTTTGTTGAGCTCAGTGTCAATGTGTACATCTGGAGTTCCCACCTCCTTCACGGCAAATTTCCAGATTTCTTTGAGTGCCCGAGGGGCATGCTTCTTGAAACCCACTCCATGGATGCGCTGGTGAATGATGATAGTGTATTCTCTGGTCACCACCTCGTTGATGGCGGACTGGCCCTTCTTCTCGCCACCCTTCTTTGCAGGAGCCATTCTGCCAGGCTTGGGTTGGAAAGCTCTTTtcccatgtttttaaaaactaatcttttttttttcaattgactttCAAGGCCTCTTTATGTTTTGTGACTATTACCCTTTTCTCTATCATATGTATGGCAAATATTTTATCtactttattatttgtctttcagCCTCAACCACACTTcatttttgtataaaatatttatttagaaacaaagattaatttagatttt is from Orcinus orca chromosome X, mOrcOrc1.1, whole genome shotgun sequence and encodes:
- the LOC117198673 gene encoding 60S ribosomal protein L31-like gives rise to the protein MAPAKKGGEKKGQSAINEVVTREYTIIIHQRIHGVGFKKHAPRALKEIWKFAVKEVGTPDVHIDTELNKAVWAKGIRNIPYHVHVRLSRKHNEDEDSPNKLYTLVSYVLVTTFKNLQTVNVDEN